The Cygnus atratus isolate AKBS03 ecotype Queensland, Australia chromosome 7, CAtr_DNAZoo_HiC_assembly, whole genome shotgun sequence genome includes a window with the following:
- the CCNJ gene encoding cyclin-J isoform X2, giving the protein MELEAQWWTGQLAADIHQALRYKELKLPSYKGQSPQLHLRRYFADLIAIVSNRFRLCPAARHLAVYLLDLFMDRYDISVQQLHVVALSCLLLASKFEEKEDSVPKLEQLNSLGCMTNMNLVLTKQNLLHMELLLLETFQWNLCLPTAAHFIDYYLSIAVHETDLHDGWPMVCLEKTKLYMAKYADYFLEVSLQDHAFLNYAPSLVATACVASSRIILRLSPTWPTRLHHLTAYSWDFLVPCIERLLIAHDNDVKEANKQKGQHAQSAQHTVFQSPAPTPQQASVQQHIPQYLQAHQPSLQYHHQTSEQQNCQQILSANHTASYPLQTCPAALQSSVQARGHGQTGAAMSLAVPLEVKPCISVSYNRSYQPRHR; this is encoded by the exons ATGGAGCTGGAGGCGCAGTGGTGGACAGGACAGCTGGCGGCCGACATCCACCAGGCGCTGCGCTACAAG GAGCTGAAGCTGCCCTCCTACAAAGGCCAATCTCCCCAGTTACATCTGAGAAGATACTTTGCAGATCTGATTGCCATCGTGAGCAATCGGTTCAGACTCTGTCCTGCTGCACGACATCTAGCTGTGTATCTGTTGGACCTCTTTATGGATCGTTATGACATATCTGTACAGCAGCTGCATGTGGTTGCTCTTTCCTGTTTACTTTTAGCAA gtaaatttgaagaaaaggaagacagtGTTCCCAAACTTGAACAGTTGAACAGCTTGGGTTGTATGACTAACATGAATTTGGTActgacaaaacagaatttgcttCATATGGAGTTATTGTTGCTAGAAACATTTCAGTGGAATTTGTGCCTCCCAACTGCTGCTCATTTCATCGACTATTATCTTTCTATTGCTGTCCATGAAACTGATCTTCATGATGGCTGGCCAATGGTTTGCTTAGAGAAGACTAAGTTATATATGGCAAAATATGCTGATTACTTTCTGGAAGTATCACTGCAAG atcatgcatttttaaattatgccCCTTCTTTAGTTGCCACTGCATGCGTAGCTTCTTCAAGGATTATCTTGCGTCTCTCCCCAACATGGCCTACTCGACTGCATCATCTCACTGCATACTCCTGGGACTTCCTGGTGCCATGTATTGAACGACTATTAAT TGCGCATGATAACGATGTGAaggaagcaaacaagcaaaaaggaCAACATGCTCAGTCTGCTCAACATACTGTATTTCAGTCCCCAGCTCCAACTCCCCAGCAGGCCAGCGTTCAGCAGCACATACCCCAGTATCTCCAAGCTCATCAACCTTCGTTACAGTATCACCATCAGACATCAGAACAGCAGAACTGTCAACAGATACTATCAGCTAATCACACAGCATCTTACCCGCTTCAGACTTGCCCTGCTGCCTTACAGTCTAGTGTTCAGGCTCGAGGCCACGGACAGACCGGTGCTGCTATGTCACTAGCTGTTCCGCTAGAAGTGAAGCCATGTATAAGCGTCTCCTACAACCGGAGTTACCAG
- the CCNJ gene encoding cyclin-J isoform X3: protein MELEAQWWTGQLAADIHQALRYKELKLPSYKGQSPQLHLRRYFADLIAIVSNRFRLCPAARHLAVYLLDLFMDRYDISVQQLHVVALSCLLLASKFEEKEDSVPKLEQLNSLGCMTNMNLVLTKQNLLHMELLLLETFQWNLCLPTAAHFIDYYLSIAVHETDLHDGWPMVCLEKTKLYMAKYADYFLEVSLQDHAFLNYAPSLVATACVASSRIILRLSPTWPTRLHHLTAYSWDFLVPCIERLLIAHDNDVKEANKQKGQHAQSAQHTVFQSPAPTPQQASVQQHIPQYLQAHQPSLQYHHQTSEQQNCQQILSANHTASYPLQTCPAALQSSVQARGHGQTGAAMSLAVPLEVKPCISVSYNRSYQF, encoded by the exons ATGGAGCTGGAGGCGCAGTGGTGGACAGGACAGCTGGCGGCCGACATCCACCAGGCGCTGCGCTACAAG GAGCTGAAGCTGCCCTCCTACAAAGGCCAATCTCCCCAGTTACATCTGAGAAGATACTTTGCAGATCTGATTGCCATCGTGAGCAATCGGTTCAGACTCTGTCCTGCTGCACGACATCTAGCTGTGTATCTGTTGGACCTCTTTATGGATCGTTATGACATATCTGTACAGCAGCTGCATGTGGTTGCTCTTTCCTGTTTACTTTTAGCAA gtaaatttgaagaaaaggaagacagtGTTCCCAAACTTGAACAGTTGAACAGCTTGGGTTGTATGACTAACATGAATTTGGTActgacaaaacagaatttgcttCATATGGAGTTATTGTTGCTAGAAACATTTCAGTGGAATTTGTGCCTCCCAACTGCTGCTCATTTCATCGACTATTATCTTTCTATTGCTGTCCATGAAACTGATCTTCATGATGGCTGGCCAATGGTTTGCTTAGAGAAGACTAAGTTATATATGGCAAAATATGCTGATTACTTTCTGGAAGTATCACTGCAAG atcatgcatttttaaattatgccCCTTCTTTAGTTGCCACTGCATGCGTAGCTTCTTCAAGGATTATCTTGCGTCTCTCCCCAACATGGCCTACTCGACTGCATCATCTCACTGCATACTCCTGGGACTTCCTGGTGCCATGTATTGAACGACTATTAAT TGCGCATGATAACGATGTGAaggaagcaaacaagcaaaaaggaCAACATGCTCAGTCTGCTCAACATACTGTATTTCAGTCCCCAGCTCCAACTCCCCAGCAGGCCAGCGTTCAGCAGCACATACCCCAGTATCTCCAAGCTCATCAACCTTCGTTACAGTATCACCATCAGACATCAGAACAGCAGAACTGTCAACAGATACTATCAGCTAATCACACAGCATCTTACCCGCTTCAGACTTGCCCTGCTGCCTTACAGTCTAGTGTTCAGGCTCGAGGCCACGGACAGACCGGTGCTGCTATGTCACTAGCTGTTCCGCTAGAAGTGAAGCCATGTATAAGCGTCTCCTACAACCGGAGTTACCAG
- the CCNJ gene encoding cyclin-J isoform X1 translates to MELEAQWWTGQLAADIHQALRYKELKLPSYKGQSPQLHLRRYFADLIAIVSNRFRLCPAARHLAVYLLDLFMDRYDISVQQLHVVALSCLLLASKFEEKEDSVPKLEQLNSLGCMTNMNLVLTKQNLLHMELLLLETFQWNLCLPTAAHFIDYYLSIAVHETDLHDGWPMVCLEKTKLYMAKYADYFLEVSLQDHAFLNYAPSLVATACVASSRIILRLSPTWPTRLHHLTAYSWDFLVPCIERLLIAHDNDVKEANKQKGQHAQSAQHTVFQSPAPTPQQASVQQHIPQYLQAHQPSLQYHHQTSEQQNCQQILSANHTASYPLQTCPAALQSSVQARGHGQTGAAMSLAVPLEVKPCISVSYNRSYQVNGRYSCVTPCFER, encoded by the exons ATGGAGCTGGAGGCGCAGTGGTGGACAGGACAGCTGGCGGCCGACATCCACCAGGCGCTGCGCTACAAG GAGCTGAAGCTGCCCTCCTACAAAGGCCAATCTCCCCAGTTACATCTGAGAAGATACTTTGCAGATCTGATTGCCATCGTGAGCAATCGGTTCAGACTCTGTCCTGCTGCACGACATCTAGCTGTGTATCTGTTGGACCTCTTTATGGATCGTTATGACATATCTGTACAGCAGCTGCATGTGGTTGCTCTTTCCTGTTTACTTTTAGCAA gtaaatttgaagaaaaggaagacagtGTTCCCAAACTTGAACAGTTGAACAGCTTGGGTTGTATGACTAACATGAATTTGGTActgacaaaacagaatttgcttCATATGGAGTTATTGTTGCTAGAAACATTTCAGTGGAATTTGTGCCTCCCAACTGCTGCTCATTTCATCGACTATTATCTTTCTATTGCTGTCCATGAAACTGATCTTCATGATGGCTGGCCAATGGTTTGCTTAGAGAAGACTAAGTTATATATGGCAAAATATGCTGATTACTTTCTGGAAGTATCACTGCAAG atcatgcatttttaaattatgccCCTTCTTTAGTTGCCACTGCATGCGTAGCTTCTTCAAGGATTATCTTGCGTCTCTCCCCAACATGGCCTACTCGACTGCATCATCTCACTGCATACTCCTGGGACTTCCTGGTGCCATGTATTGAACGACTATTAAT TGCGCATGATAACGATGTGAaggaagcaaacaagcaaaaaggaCAACATGCTCAGTCTGCTCAACATACTGTATTTCAGTCCCCAGCTCCAACTCCCCAGCAGGCCAGCGTTCAGCAGCACATACCCCAGTATCTCCAAGCTCATCAACCTTCGTTACAGTATCACCATCAGACATCAGAACAGCAGAACTGTCAACAGATACTATCAGCTAATCACACAGCATCTTACCCGCTTCAGACTTGCCCTGCTGCCTTACAGTCTAGTGTTCAGGCTCGAGGCCACGGACAGACCGGTGCTGCTATGTCACTAGCTGTTCCGCTAGAAGTGAAGCCATGTATAAGCGTCTCCTACAACCGGAGTTACCAGGTGAATGGACGATATTCCTGTGTTACTCCCTGCTTTGAGAGGTGA